In Drosophila willistoni isolate 14030-0811.24 chromosome XR unlocalized genomic scaffold, UCI_dwil_1.1 Seg144, whole genome shotgun sequence, one DNA window encodes the following:
- the LOC6638631 gene encoding uncharacterized protein LOC6638631 produces MASGSTDNASGSTDLDSQVDVGDLPITFKVKYIGSEVARGLWGIRYTRRPVDKMVGVAKNLPANKVLPNCELKVSTDGVQLEIVSPKASINNWSYPIDTISYGVQDLVYTRVFAMIVVKDDSNPHPFEVHAFVCDSRAMARRLTFALSAAFQDYSRRVKEFSGDGDGDGDGGTRAGNASSPSDTITPTRQKFAIDLRTPEEIQAGELEQETEA; encoded by the exons ATGGCCTCTGGTAGCACCGATAATGCCAGCGGTTCAACCGATCTGGATAGCCAAGTAGATGTGGGCGATTTGCCTATAACCTTCAAG GTCAAATACATTGGTTCAGAGGTAGCCAGAGGCTTGTGGGGCATTAGATACACACGTCGCCCTGTGGACAAAATGGTGGGCGTGGCCAAGAATCTGCCAGCCAATAAAGTACTGCCCAATTGTGAACTGAAAGTGTCCACCGATGGCGTGCAATTGGAAATCGTTTCACCAAAGGCCAGCATAAATAACTGGAGCTATCCGATTGATACCATTTCGTATGGCGTACAGGATCTAGTGTATACCCGCGTCTTTGCCATGATCGTGGTGAAGGATGACTCCAATCCACATCCGTTCGAGGTGCATGCCTTCGTCTGCGACAGTCGGGCGATGGCCCGCAGATTGACATTTGCCTTGTCAGCCGCTTTTCAGGACTATTCACGACGCGTCAAGGAGTTCTCcggcgatggcgatggcgatggaGATGGCGGAACGAGAGCTGGCAATGCCTCGTCCCCCAGTGACACAATCACACCGACCAGGCAAAAGTTTGCCATCGATCTGCGCACACCCGAGGAGATTCAGGCCGGGGAACTGGAACAGGAGACGGAGGCGTAG